In Lolium rigidum isolate FL_2022 chromosome 7, APGP_CSIRO_Lrig_0.1, whole genome shotgun sequence, the DNA window GTCAAGGTCGAGTCTTCAATTGTCCCTGAAGCATCTACTTCCGCTGATACTAAGGGAAAGGTTACAACCATAACCTTCTATTTTGGATGAAGTTATGAATTGCATACTCATAGTTGTGCCACTGACTGAACTGTTTCATGTTGTCAGAAGCTATTGGTCATTTGTGTGGCTTGATACCTTCCATTATCACAAGTATAACAATATATATCTTGTAATTGCAGGCTCCTGCtgctgatgatgacgatgatgacgatgTTGACCTTTTTGGtgaggagacggaggaggagaagaaggcagCCGCAGAACGCGCTGCTGCAGTTAAGGCTTCTAGCAAGAAGAAAGAATGTATGTTATCCCGATTTCTTTGCATTTTATTTTCTCAATTAGTTCTTTGTCTGGGAACTTTATTTGGAAAGCATGTATAGTCCTAACATCCCTCAAAAATAAAAATCTCAgtatttgtgaaagattttatgtTCTATAATCTTTCCATTGCTCATTTATATCTTCTATTGTTTCATTGTGTCAGCTGGGAAGTCCTCAGTTTTGCTTGATGTGAAACCATGGGACGATGAGACTGACATGGCCAAGCTGGAGGAAGCTGTGAGAAGCGTCAAGATGGAGGGCCTTCTGTGGGGTGCTTGTATGTCGCTATGCCCTTAGATGCACATTCTATTTCTGTGTAAATATTACTTCTTGTGTAACATGGGAGTATTTTCCATCCTGTGCAGCCAAGCTCATGCCAGTTGGATATGGCATCAAGAAGCTTCAGATCATGATGACCATCATTGATGATCTTGTCTCTGTCGACACACTCATTGAGGACCATCTGTGTGTTGAACCAGCGAACGAGTACATCCAGAGCTGCGACATTGTTGCGTTCAACAAAATTTGTGAGTTTCTTCAGCTCCTTTAATTTCGTATCCTAGCTTCAATGCACTGGTTATACCTGGCTGGTCTAGATGTTATGACATGATGAATGCCTCTCTTTCCTTTACATATGTTTGGAAGGCATACTACACTATTGTGTGTCTACTTCTTATCTCCACTTCATCTTCAGTGACCCTGTTTTTATAGTTATACTACACTATTGCGTGGCTACTTCTTATCTCCACTTCATCTTCAGTGTCCCTGTTTTTATAGTTATGCAAGAAACTGATCTGAGCAcatcaattttgatcagaaaaactaTCCCTGTGCTTCTTTAGACATGTTTGTACAAACTCTGATAATCCTATTTTGTTGCAGAAATCTTCCCGAGGCAGACAATGGTGGTCGGTGGACAATGCAGCAGCACTATATATCTACAGTTTTTCGTTGCTATGATTGTCTTGGTGTTCGGGAAACAATTCCTGTAAGGTTTTTGGACTATAGTTGAGTGGAGTCGTAGTATTACTACCGAGTGTGAATCTCTCCTTTGTTATAAGACTGGGTGGTTCGATATCTGTTTATTTTCTTGTCTGCCGTTTTCCTTGAGCTTGCTTGTGTGCACTCGAGAATGAATCATGTACTCAAGCATGTGGAGTACTCCTACTGCACCAGGAAAATCATGGCCATTAGTTATGTTGACGTGGGTTGACGTGGTATAGAATTGAACCTGACGTCATTTGCATCTACTTCCATTGGTACATTTGCAAAACAGCTCTGCAAAAGTTCTACCTTGCAACAAGAAGCCCTTTGTCCTCAAATTCCCCATTACGCTCCCTCCCCAAGATACCGATCTAAATGGTACATGAACCTGAAATTACCTTCAGTATCAAGGTGTGCTGCGCAGAAGTTAATGGAAATGTTTCATGATTGCATCTGTCATGTGCCATTTTCATGTGCTATTTTGTCGATGAGGCTGAAGCATCCGGTGCATAGCCTGTGATTTCTCTCTCGTTGTTGGATGGCCGATGGGCAGCACAGGCATTTTGTGATAATCCGGTGCATATAATTCTCATATGCACTCATGGCTGGAAACCTTACCTGTGTCCAGTTTGGCCGGTTGCTGGGCCTCTTCGCTTGCTTTTGTGTCTGATACAAACAAACCTTGGGAACACAGAAATCTACCAGCACCtttggtgttgcctcaactacatTGACTTAACAGGTTAAAGCCAAATTATGTCTACGCAGAGAAACACAGAAATCCAGCAAAATATATGAACCATCTATGTATTTCATGTGAACTTTACCTATTTTtcattgaaaaaataaaaaactgaCCTCCTTTGTGAGACTGCCAAATGGCAGTTATAGTCGTACGTTCAAAACCAAATAGCATTCGCAGCACATGTATACCGGACAAAACCTGCTCCCCGAGTGACTCGCATCAAAGGTATAGCTGCGATCTCTTTCCGATTCATCGAACAGGATACGCTGCCCAAAATCTGAACCCTCGTCAGGACTGTCTGCTACAGACTGGCATCAAAGGTATAGCTGCGATATCTTTCCGATTCATCGAAGATACGCTGCCCACGCATCAGAGTTGATCTGGCTCTTATCTCTATCTTTCTCGTCTGTTGGCCTCTGTTCGGGCTTTCGTTTCATCTTCTTGTTGGCCTCCGTTCCAATGAAAATGACATCATCTATAATAAAAGATTTTCTGCCATTCGTTCAAGGACAAAGATCTTTTCTCCGATGTCAATGGTCATGCTGGAAGATTAAATTTCTCTTGGTATGAGTCTCCAGATTTTGCTCCAAATCAATTATGGTTCTTACGTATAGTCTACAGTTGGAATTGGACTGTGCGGGTAGGTTACGTGTTGGAGTCGAACTTTTATAACCTAGGCCTAATATATAAAGGCACACGGGGTAGCCAAAATAGACTAGACGAAAGCTAGGTTAGACACAAGGTCAATTTTCGGGGACGGTTCGGCGCCGCAGCATGACGTTCGTAGATCTGACGTTTTTGTATACCGTGGCGGGCTTGTCGTCGAAGGTATTATGATAGTATCTGGGGAGGAGCGCCCGTAAAGCATGTCCCGCAGATGTATGCATTTATCACTGAACTGAGTTACCAAACATCGTCTTCCGTCTACTTTCTGCGATGATCTAATCGCTTACTATGCTAATagttcttttctcatggttgccacgAGGAGTATTGTTCTTGCAATATTTGTCATGGCTGTTATGTCACCGACAATGATGATTAATACTCTAGGCTCCCAAGTGATCGACCTATTCGGTTGAATGTTTCCCTGGTATACTCGTGTTAGTACTCTTGCCGATGGTGACTGACTATTTTAACGATTTTACACATGCATCTATCGTTGATATTGCCGATCAAATGAAAATTACAGGTGAAACTTTGTTACTATTTAGTCTTGGTTTTTTCTGCTGCCTTTAGAAAAATGTAAAATTGTGtcatagaaaaaaaaagagtttAAAGACATCAAAGATTTACTTGTCTGTTTTAAATTCTAATTGATGAGGACAGCAGAACTCAGTTGACCTGAGTATGCATTGGATAGATATGCAGCTCGTTAAAAGATGCACATCCCGATTACATTATTGTACCTTCTTGGCCAAAAGCAATACGGGATTCAGGACCACATCGCGGGAGCTTCTCGCTAGTTCTAGCCTCCATAGATATTTCTTTTATTGGAGAATTGCCTCCCTAGAGATCGACCATATGTTTATGTTTCGATCATTGGTCCACCCACCAGTAGTGAATCATGAGTGTCCCTGCCCTGTCCAGACATTCTTGCACAGCCATTCATccaaattgattttttttttggttcgcaATTTGCGACTAAACAATTGGAAATACTACTAGTAGCCCTTGTTAAGCATACTTCATCAGGCCAGACAGGCTCCATGCTCTCCTCTTGTGGATCCCTAGGGCTTCCTTAACTAGCAAAGACTACATTCCTAAAGGCAGAAGAGCTCCTCTGTACCAATCCTATACACTTTACCCTCTAGCTTACACAAACTTTACCCCCtagtcgttttctgcaaacaaacaaaaaacttgTCAAGAAGATTAAAAAAAGTAATACGTTTGTAAAAAAAGTACAATAGTAAATAGTTCAGATTTATTTGTGTGCACAAATTGTATAATTAAGCGAAAACTCTCTTTGGCCCCTGTAGGGATttact includes these proteins:
- the LOC124675733 gene encoding elongation factor 1-delta 1-like isoform X1 — protein: MVAFNVNSEAGLKNLDTYLLSRSYITGYQASKDDMAVFAEFSVAPPSKYTNVVRWYNHIDALLKLSGVTAAGQGVKVESSIVPEASTSADTKGKAPAADDDDDDDVDLFGEETEEEKKAAAERAAAVKASSKKKESGKSSVLLDVKPWDDETDMAKLEEAVRSVKMEGLLWGASKLMPVGYGIKKLQIMMTIIDDLVSVDTLIEDHLCVEPANEYIQSCDIVAFNKICEFLQLL
- the LOC124675733 gene encoding elongation factor 1-delta 1-like isoform X2 encodes the protein MVAFNVNSEAGLKNLDTYLLSRSYITGYQASKDDMAVFAEFSVAPPSKYTNVVRWYNHIDALLKLSGVTAAGQGVKVESSIVPEASTSADTKGKAPAADDDDDDDVDLFGEETEEEKKAAAERAAAVKASSKKKESGKSSVLLDVKPWDDETDMAKLEEAVRSVKMEGLLWGASKLMPVGYGIKKLQIMMTIIDDLVSVDTLIEDHLCVEPANEYIQSCDIVAFNKI